GGCGCCGACGTCCGCTTCAACACGAAGCTGATCTCGTTCGAGCAGGACGCCGACGGCGTCACCGCGATCGCCGAAGACCGCGGAACCGGAAAGCAGTTCACCATCCGCGCCGACTACCTCGTGGGCGCCGACGGAGCGGGCAGCCGCATCCGTGAGGCGCTCGGAGTCAAGCGGGTCGGCCGCGGCACGGTGTTCAACGCCCTGAGCATCTACTTCCGGGCGCCGGAGCTGGAGACGCTGCTCAAGGACACCAAGTTCATCCTGTGCTACGCCTCGGCGGGCGGCACCCTGATGGGTCTGTCCCGGCTGCACGGCTGCGACCCGTGGCTCGCCGCGCCCATCTACTTCCCGGAGAAGGGCGAGAAGCCCGAGGACTACACCGACGAGCGGTGCATCGACATCGTCCGCCGGGCCTCCGGCAAGGACATCGACGTCGAGATCATGGACAAGGTGCCGTGGCAGGGCGCCCAGCTCGTCTCGGAGACCTTCCGGGCCGGCCGGGTCTTCCTCGCCGGCGATGCCGCCCATGTGCACCCGCCGGCGGGCGGGTTCGGCGCCAACACCGGTATCCACGATGCGCACAACCTGTCGTGGAAGCTCGCCGCCGTCCAGCACGGCTGGGGCACCGAGGCGCTGCTCGACACCTATGACGCCGAGCGCCGTCCGCTGGGCACCGCCATGTCGGAGCAGGCGCTGGTGCGCAACCGCATCCGGCACGGCTACTCCACCGAGCAGGACCGGGCCGACTTCGTGGACGACGTGATCATCACGCTCGGCTACCGGTACCGCTCCACGTCCATCGTCGGCGCCCAGGGTACGAAGGTGCTCACCCCGGACCTGGAGCTGACCGGCGAGGCGGGCACCCGTGCCCCGCACGTCTGGCTCAAGCGGGGCGAGGAGACGATTTCCACGATCGACCTGTTCTGGGACTCGTTCGTGCTGCTGACCGGACCCGAAGGCGGTGCCTGGGCCGAGGCCGCGGCGCCGATCGCGGAGAAGCTCGGCATTCCGCTGCGTACGCACACGATCGGCCCGGACGAGGAGCTCGGCTCGACCGACCGTGACTGGGCGGAGGTCTACGGCGTGGGCCGTGGCGGCGCGGTGCTGGTGCGGCCGGACGCCTTCGTGGCCTGGCGGAGTGCCGGGGGAGACGACGATCCGCAGAGTGTGCTGGCGGATGTGCTCGCCCGGGCCTCGGGCGTCGAGTCCTCAGCCGTACCGGCTCCGTGAGAGGGGGAGGGGCGCAGATGACCGCACACGAGGCTGTGCATCCCGGCGCCGTGCTGGCGCAGGCGATGGCCTTCCAGCCCGCGCGTCTTGTTCTGACGGGCATCGAGATCGGGCTGTTCACGGAGCTGGCGAAGAAGCCGGCCACCGAGGACGAGATCAGGGAGCGGCTCGGCCTGCACACGCGGGGCACCGACCATTTCCTGGCCGCGCTGGTCGAACTCGGCTTCCTGGAGCGTTCGTCGAGCGGGGAGTTCCGCAACTCGCGGGCGGCGCAGCAGTTCCTGGTACCCGGTGACGAGGGGTATCTCGGCGGCTTCCTGCGGATCGCCGGCCAGGTGATGTATCCGGCGTGGGACAAGCTGGGCGAGGCGCTGCGCACCGGCGCCCCGCAGGCGGCCACGTACACCGGCGAGGACATGTTCGGCGAGCTCTACGAGAGCGATGAGAAGAAGGACGGGCTCGTCGGCATGGCGGAGGACGCCAGCCGCCCGCTCATCCCGGCGCTCACCGAGTCGTTCGGCTGGGCGAAGTACTCCTCGGTTCTCGAACTCGGCGGCTGCCGGGGCAACGTACTGGCGGGTCTGGCGAAGGCGCATCCGCATCTGGACGCGTGTGTCTTCGATCTGCCGCAGCTGGAAGGGGACTTCAGCGCCCATATGTCGGCGATCGAAATGGCCGGCAAGGTCCGCTACCACGGCGGTGACTTCTTCGCCGATCCGCTGCCGCAGGCCGATGTGCTCATGATCGGGCATGCGCTGGTCGACTGGAACGACGAGCAGCGCAAGCAGCTGGTGAAGAACACCTTCGACGCGGTACGTCCCGGTGGGGCGTTCCTGGTCTGGGACCCGGTGATCGTCGATGACGACGAGAGCTATCTGCGCAATCTGATCCGCAGCCTGAACCTGCAGCTGATGACGCCGCACGGCAAGGGCTACCGGTTCGAGCAGTGTGCCGAGTGGATGCGGGAGGCGGGCTACGCCGAGGTCACCCACACCTCACTCGGGCACGACGTCACCCTGGTGGTCGCCCACAAGGACTGACAGGGGGCCGTGGGGCGCCGTCTCACGGCCGGAT
The Streptomyces lunaelactis genome window above contains:
- a CDS encoding methyltransferase — translated: MTAHEAVHPGAVLAQAMAFQPARLVLTGIEIGLFTELAKKPATEDEIRERLGLHTRGTDHFLAALVELGFLERSSSGEFRNSRAAQQFLVPGDEGYLGGFLRIAGQVMYPAWDKLGEALRTGAPQAATYTGEDMFGELYESDEKKDGLVGMAEDASRPLIPALTESFGWAKYSSVLELGGCRGNVLAGLAKAHPHLDACVFDLPQLEGDFSAHMSAIEMAGKVRYHGGDFFADPLPQADVLMIGHALVDWNDEQRKQLVKNTFDAVRPGGAFLVWDPVIVDDDESYLRNLIRSLNLQLMTPHGKGYRFEQCAEWMREAGYAEVTHTSLGHDVTLVVAHKD
- a CDS encoding FAD-dependent monooxygenase, coding for MYDVKIPVLIVGGGPVGLSTALFSGRRGVRTMLLEKRDSTSMLPRAPGLQARTMELFRAAGLGKDIRALEMGDSHAYFEGGIIKVETFSDIDNAELLESPSLDGETVSPERVMGCGQDRYEKVLVAKAKEYGADVRFNTKLISFEQDADGVTAIAEDRGTGKQFTIRADYLVGADGAGSRIREALGVKRVGRGTVFNALSIYFRAPELETLLKDTKFILCYASAGGTLMGLSRLHGCDPWLAAPIYFPEKGEKPEDYTDERCIDIVRRASGKDIDVEIMDKVPWQGAQLVSETFRAGRVFLAGDAAHVHPPAGGFGANTGIHDAHNLSWKLAAVQHGWGTEALLDTYDAERRPLGTAMSEQALVRNRIRHGYSTEQDRADFVDDVIITLGYRYRSTSIVGAQGTKVLTPDLELTGEAGTRAPHVWLKRGEETISTIDLFWDSFVLLTGPEGGAWAEAAAPIAEKLGIPLRTHTIGPDEELGSTDRDWAEVYGVGRGGAVLVRPDAFVAWRSAGGDDDPQSVLADVLARASGVESSAVPAP